Genomic segment of Apium graveolens cultivar Ventura chromosome 7, ASM990537v1, whole genome shotgun sequence:
AGCTACTGCAGTTGAGTAGCTCTTATAGTTTCTACGTTATTAAAACTTTACTAGAATAAAATGTCGTACTTTGTGATAGGCGGCTAAATGAATGGTGTTTATAAGATATACAGGTGTTGAGGGTATTTCTTATATTACCATGGAGTCGTAACTATTAAGCCTGGGCTGGGTAGGTAAATCCGTAGAGGGTGTGGATTCCCTTTTAGAACTATTGTTCCTTCCCTAGCTTGGACACCTTCTTTGCACATTGcaaaacacaagtaattagaTATATGTGATAGCTATTACTGTTGGGGGCTATATCCGGTGGTAAAGTAAAAAGTAGTCGTCTAGTTGAATAGATTTGTGCCCCCAAATGACTGTATCTTATTAGGGAATGCGTTATTTTAATATCACTCATCGATTAGTTAGTAATGTTTATATAGATTTATAAACACAAGTGTACTAATAATATTTATATTGGATTTTTGTGTGGGCGTTGTTAATCTTGTACTCATCAAACCCTTGGGCTCAGGGTGTTACAAATAATAACACCTGGTATACTGGTGGTACATGATAAAGAATGATGTATTTTCGGATTGCATTTTTAATTTTACTCCACTGTTCTATATACATATAATATAGCTACAATCTTGAGCATGGTTGTCACGGCCGCCGAAGTCGTGATTAATTGTAAAGCTGGAGTCGAGCCACTGACTTGGACCTTGGACTAGGGTTTTCGgccaagatttgcaacaagaaagAGAAAGGGGGTGGGGGACCTTGGATCTATTATTTACATTGTTGTCACGGGCCCGACTAGTCGACTAGCCTAGTCGACGACTAGTGGACTAGTCggtttgagaaatttgattggAGAGCTCGACTTGCGAATTGTCGACTAGTCGGTGGACTTGGTCGACTAGTGCAAAATCCAATCaaagagaaaaataaaaaatttctaaaaaccTACTAAACATCAGCAATAATAATTTCAGCTTAATTCTTTATGTAGGTGTGTTTATGTATATAGAAATTGAATAAAACTGAATATACATGTAGTATAATCTGTTTATATATTTGTATAGTCAGCTTATCTACTTGAAAGATATGTTTgtgtttatcatatatattatgTAATTCTTATATACATGAGTATGGGAATGTTAGAATTTTGTTGTGGAAAACCACGTATATAagatacatattattatatattatttagttaattattataaatttgtCGACTAGTCAGCGACTAGTCTACGGCTATTCGACTAGTCGACAAGCTGGACCTTTATCGACTCGACTCGACTTATCGACGTGTCAACCATGATCATTTATGCCTGTGATCTTCAATTGCCGCCTCACTTCTTTATTTCAATCATCTTCTTCATTGAATTATATGAATTATATGTATATGTAGATGTTTGTATATATTGACATATATGTGTCACTAAAAGCAACGCGTTTGTATATTTTTGTCAATATTGTTTTCTTTTTCTGTGGCCCCCTTAATTGTAAGCAGATACATCAAAATAGAAAggttagttatttatttattactgGATAGGTAATTACTTATCTTCCTACTAAGAAAGGTGGCTTCTTCATCGCCTTATAGATAAAAAACTGTTTCTTTTAATTATTTAACATAAAGTATTACAATTTATGAGTTAATTCTATAGATAAAAACATTAAACTTAGAAAGTACTTAAAGTTACTTAAGGTGTTCACATGTGTGCGCACACAATttattatctttattttattGACTATTCAACGACTAGTCTTGACTAGCGGACAACTAGTTGAACCTCTGTAGACTCCACTCGACTTTCCACCATGACAACCATCTTAATTATAATTATCAGGTCTATGCCATATTATTTCTTATTCTGGTTTAAAAATATAACCTTATGCAGTCAAACTGTTGCACTAGAATCCCAGTTGGTGGCATATGTTTATATTGTTATAGACTTACAGTTTCCTGCATAAAGTCCATTTTTGGACTTCTTTATTGAAAGCAATTTTATACTTGATGAGGGAGGTTTACCATGTCTGCCATCCCTAGCTCTATTTCTGCACCGAGTTTGAACTCTAAATTCACCTTCAACGTCACATGCTTAAGAAGCATTGTAGTTGATCTTTTTTCCTATATTTGAGTTCTCAattatatttcttctttgaatATACAATGGTTTATGATTGAATACAGACAAATTCACAACTGCTAGCAGCGTGTTACTTGCAAGATAATAAAGCGTACTCTGCTTATCATATTCTAAAGGGTATGTACTTTTTTGCtctattttcaaaattattttatgagctACCCTCGAGAATCGAGATCATTATGAAAATACTATTTGAGATATGGATATTCTTGAATTTTCTCTATACCTCGAAGCTAGACTAATCCATAATCTCTTGGCCGTGATTCTTGTAAATTAATGAAGGAGCACAACAGGCTGAATCCAGATATCTGTTTGCCACAGCATGCTTTCAGATGGATCTGCTTAATGAAGCTGAAACTGCATTGTGTCCTCCTAGCGAGCCTAATGTTGAGGTATCAGTTAGTTTTAATCATGAAAGCATCTGCATATGTTTATTGAAGTCATGATATAACGCGAATAATATTTAAACAATTTACTTACTGAACACCTGATAATTTGATTCCTGTCAAAATTTAAATAATGTTATACACATTATATTTTTCTGGAGTCTTCAGATTGACATGTTTATCATATTATGCGGTTCTACTTAAATCATGTACTTATATTTATGTAGGTTCCAAATGGTGCAGCTGGTCATTATCTTCTTGGACTCATCTATAGGTTCCTCACCATCTTCTCTTAGTAATTCAATGCATGTATTATTATGTTTTTTTTAAATcatctttttatttttttatgttaTACATAAGCAGTAAATTGTGATTATGACTTTCATATAATTTTTTAGAAATTCATACAATGCCATCACTATGCTGATGTTTTTTGTTGTTTTGAGCTCTTTCATCAATAAATTACTAGAAGCACATAATATTTATTGTGTCACTTAAGTTTCGAAAATATTGTACTATTTTTGAGTTTTGTTATCTAGAAATTGACAAAAGAATCTGGTGTAGAATGAAATAGTGGACTTCAACTTAAATTGAAGCACATGATAGATAACTAGATATGGTTTGCTATCATCTACAGATAGGAAGTGGTTGTGCTTCACTCTTATTTAGGCCGTGTAAAGGAGATTTCTCAACCAAGTACCAAGTCCTTTTGTAGCTATGTTTGAAAGACCAACAAAATATACTAAACCATATGAGTTATAAACTAAAAGAACTTTTTATGTATTATATGTTCACCCTAAAACTTGACATATAAGCGACTTTATTTGATTATTATCATATGAACCCTCTCCCACTCCCTTGTACACACACGGGTGTACACACTACGGCTTTGCATATCTCTTTTTGCTCATAGATCATGTATCAATGGCTTGTGAATATCGCTTTATAAATGCCTTATCTTTTGAGTATTTCTTGAATTCATCTCCTTTTTAGGTACACTGATAGAAGAAGAAGTGCTGTGCATCACTTTAACCAAGCCTTATCAGCTGACCCATTATTTTGGGCAGCATATGAAGAGCTGTGTGTATTAGGTTAGTGGCAAAAATCATGAAGGAGAAACATATAGTCTGGCACATGCATAATGCAACCTTAATTTGTACAATTAGACAGCTGAAATTGAGTTCCATGGGATTTGGTAAATGTTGAGCTGATGTGCATGTCGTGTTAGGCAACAGCTAAGATAAATTACATTTTTTAATTTAAACACCATAAACGTCCTtatcattttatttttctttttcttgcaTAAAGCACAATATATGTCATTTATGAGTTCGCAACTTTCATCCTTCAAATGGATGTTTCCTCAAATGCGCAGTTCCATGGATTAAGATTGATATTTATATTGTCACTATGACCAATTGACTATATTATTGTTGAAAGTTGCAGCTCAATAAATGATAATTATCTAGGTGCTTAAATTGGAGTATCACAGTGTCTTCTGCTGCCTAAACTAATTTTGCAGTCAAAATATGTAATTAACTAATCAATATAGAAAGTACTATTAAGTGCATACGCCCTTACGACTTGGATTAGTTGATTCTCAGATCTCAGTTTTGTTTTTTTGGATTTTATGTTTGGGGACAGTACTAAATTGCTATCAGTGACGTATCTTTATTCATTCTCCTATGCTCACTTCAAGATTTTAAATTTACAGGTGCTGCTGAAGACGGAAATGCAACTTTTGGTGAATCGGCTTCACTTTATGTGCAAAAGAAATACTCAGGTCACGGTTTAGTTTCCCAGAGCATGACGTCATCTACTGAAAATACAAATTCGGTTCCAGTGAGAAATTTAAGTCCGCATGACCCTAGTCCAAGACAGGTAAAGAATTTGCACAGTAATACTTTGAAAGATAACCCTGGAAGTCATGGAACAGCTTTGTCTGGAGGAGCTTCTGGTCAGCCAGTGAATGGAAGTTTTGCCAATATGTCATTCTACAGCACTCCTTCTCCAGTGACTTCACAGGTTTCTCTAACTAATTATACATCTTGCTATCGATGTTTGCTTAGTATTTAGTGTCTTGGGTAGATACCCTATATTGCTTTTATTATTTCCTTCTTTTTTAGTGCTGTTTGCAATTGATGCTGTTGAGCCATCACTATTTTGTGTTTTTTACTTAATTTAGGTGCGCAGCTTCTTTCTGCAATCTGCATTAATTTCCGTTTTCTTTCTTCCTTTGCTTTTTTCTCTCGACCGCTTTGCTACTCTATAGGCTTTATGTAAAATGGCAGGGGTCAGCTGGTATTACTCTCTTTTAGGCATAGTAATGATATTCATGTAGCTAAATCTATTAAGTTGTTCATCTTTGTTTAGCTATTTGCGGTACATAAACACGTTGATTACAGACTTCGTTACTTTAGAGTTAAAAACTTAAAATGTTGGATGTTAGTTGTTGACTGCATCTGTATGTCTATAACAATTGCAGTGCGTTTAACTTTAACATAAACATGTTTTTTTTCTTTCATGCAACTTCCAGGTTTGGAACCTCTCATTGAAAATATGTCTTAGCGTTATTGTATCCAACCCCGTATCTTTTCTGTTGAACAATTGGTAGTTCCCCCATACTAATTGCTTTTTCTGAAATTCAATTAAATAACAAGCTTGGTCTGTCAGCCTTTTTAAGTAACTGATATTTCAAGTGTTATTTTTCTTTTGCGGGGAGGGAGGGGGGCAGCATTCTCTCAACTTAAGTGCTGTGGAGAGATCTACCTTTCCTATTTACCCTTAATTTGGAAAAAATCGTTAATCCCCAAACACACTCTCTTTCGTGATACTGTTCAGCTGAGAAATTTATAGTCTTTCATGTGCGTGATTTAAGGAAATGGCAGTGGTTTCTTTTTAGTAGTACTCTGAGTTCGACGAGCTCTCACACTCTATCTATCTGGCTGCCAGTGTCTCTCTATCTCTCCTGGTGTACATGCTTTTGTGTAGTGTTATAAAGCATTGAATATGAAACAAATAACTGATCTCATCATTCTGAAAACTTGCAGATATCAGCTGCTGCTCCGCCTCCTATATATAGAAACATTCAAGCAAATGGTCCAAATCCTAATTTACTTGGTAGTGATGGATCCCCAAGGTCAACAATAAATTCAACAATGCACGCCCCTCGAAGAAAGTTTGTGGATGAGGGAAAATTAAGAAAGGTTATACACAAACATTTTACTCTTACAAGTTTAGTAGTCTTGCTGGTGTTCTGCTTTTCTTAATTTAGtgttgtttttttttgttttaaagTGTTGCAACACCCCCAACCTGTACCTTTCAAAATTTGTATTTATCTAGTTCATGTGGTTTTCCTTTTGAACAATCCCATCATGGGCATCACTTTCCCTATTCAAAGGGTGGCCGTACATCTTGTTGTTTCCAGATCTCAGGAAAATTATTTGATTCTGGCCCAAGAAGAAGCACTAGGCTTGCTGGAGAATCAGGACACAACACAGGCTCGAGTGTGACATCATCTACTGGAAATGGAACTAGTTACTCCTCAAAGTATCTAGGTGGCTCCAAGTTGAACTCTGTTGCATTTCGTTCTGTGACTTTTAGAAAGGCACAAGCTCGGGGTTCTGAAAGTTTTGATGAAGGTGATGTATACGGATTGTGTCGTTTTTCAGTATTTTGCTTTTTTGGTTATCTGTCATTTCTGCAACCAGTGACATTTAGCATTACTATATATGTTTGAACCACCTAATGGACGCTATTGCATGATTTTACATAAAAATGGTTTGATAAGGTAAGACAATCTTTTGTAAATGCAAGAATTGAGAATCAGTTTCATATGTGTACATTTCAGTTTCTATCATGTGAATTATTTCTGTTCTCACTGTTGCAGGGGTCCAACAAGAGAGTTGTGATGATTCCCGTCCCAGTATGACGACAACTTCTACTTCATCCCTTGCATGTGATACCAAATTCCTTGAAGAAGGGATCTTGATGGCCACAGGAGGACCGATTATGAGTGAATCACAAGCAATAACTGGTGCTTCAGACTTAATAGCACTCTTGGCTATTCTTGGAGAAGGGTATAGACTTTTGTGCATGTATGTTTGCCAGGTATTGCATAGTGATAGATGAATATATGTTGTAGTTTATTTAGGAATCTTTGTTTTCCTTTTTTGACTTGTATATTTTGCTGGCACAGGATGCGCTGGATGTTTATCGAAGACTTCCACAGAAGCATTATAACACCGGTTGGGTTCTTTCTCAGGTGATAATGATATGGCTTCTATAACCATAATTGCGTCTATGCTTTGTTCCTTAGTCCATTTAAATTTGATTTGAAGGCGGGACTTCATTAGCTTTAAGAATCATTGATAATGCTTGTAATTACAGCTGCGTGACTTTGCTCCGACAGGCGATATTCATTTTATTCCACACTAAACATATTCTTCTTATCTGACAAGCGACGACCCACTTTGGTAATTGGTAGTGAATGAATTTTTTCCGGTGACTTTGGTTGCGTGTCTACTTGTTTCGACTATCATCTATGTTTCCATGTAGGGGGTGGCAATTTCGGGTAAAGAGTCGGGTCAGGTTGTCGTACCCGGTCCTATTTTCGGGTCAACCAAACACGACCCAAAGTTAGCAAACCCAAATTCAAGAACAGCACAAAAAGATAATTACGTAACAAATCTGAATCGACCAGCATATAATCATTAACAAACTCAAATTCAACAACAAAAGAAATAGATAAGCTAACAGCTACGGAGATCTGTTGGTGTCATCAATTCATGAACTTAGCTGCTATGTTTTTATGCATATAAGTTATATCAGCAAATAGGAACTGCAAATACAAAATAGATTTAGCAGATAAAAGAGAAGATGGTGTATCTCTTATAAATGCAAAAACGAAATGATTGAATAGCGAAGAGAAAGATAGAAACATGAGAGAAAAAGTGGGTGTCAATAGAATATTGGTGTGCGGTAATATCGCTGATGCTTTGCTGTGACTATGATAGCTAGATATTAGGTTATAGAGTAGTTTAGGTCAAATGTAAATGACATCACAGGTGTTGTACTACTCCCATATAATAAATATTAGTGTGCATTAATATTTCAGGTCGACCCTAAATTTTTTAGTAAACTTTTATTTAACCTGAAAATCAAAACTCCAGACCTAAATCTGTATTTTTTCAAGTCGGATCGTGTCAGATTTTGCCACCCCTATTTCCATGGTTTTGGATCAAGAACTTTGGGGTGGATAATGGATGtatatgttttttttaaaaaaaattgattgtGAATTCATGGGTGATTCAATACTTACTTTTATCTAGCAGTGTTTGTATCTACTATCATCCAAATTCATAAATAGATGGAATTCTCTGTCTCGTGATACGTATAACAATTCTATCAACCATTTTGCCATATAATTTTGTCGTAGTTTATTTTTGTTGATCCTATGCTTTTAGTTGGTCCTTTAAAATGcctatataaatataaatatatgtattcTTGTAATTAATTTATAGTGTCATTTTGTGTGATTCACAGGTCGGAAAAGCGAATTTTGAGTTGGTTAATTATTTGGAAGCGGATCGTGCATTTAGTCAAGCCCGTCTGATCTCTCCCTACAGTTTGGCAGGAATGGATATATATTCTACAGTTTTATTTGTAGGTCAACTTCTGTACTGCGCAAAAATTTATTTTACAATCACAGAGTTTTTCTAGGTTGGTTATTGACTTTGTATGCCGCGTGAACACGACCCCCCCAAAACAATGTCAACTGTCTATAAAAGTTATCAGATCGCTTTTGGTATCTTGTAGTTTTTTTTTCTTAATATGCCTGCATTGAAGAACTCTCTGTCGACACCAATATGTTGTTAGATTTCCTATTCATTGACATTATTATCTCTGAATAATATCTTTTTGATCTGTCATCTGATGTGTTTTCAGTTTAGTCATCTGCCTATTTATCGTATTTAGACTTGAGGCTTGGGTGGCTATGCTTTCCTCTGTTTTAACGTCAATATAATTTAACTGTTTCCGACTGTTGTACTTCCTTGACTCTTCTTTGCCTGTTGCAGCATTTAAAGGAGGACATGAAATTAAGCTACTTGGCTCAGGAGCTGGTTTCAACTGACCGCTTAGCTCCTCAGTCTTGGTAGGTAATTTATCTTTCCAAAATGTATAATGCAGCTTTGTGCTTTGGTTCCAAATGTTTTCTAATCTTAAAATATATAATATGCTATCAGTTATTAAAGTCGGAATTGTTGATTTTATAAGCAGTATTATGGGGATTTTGCAGGTGTGCCATGGGTAACTGTTATAGCTTGCAGAAAGACCATG
This window contains:
- the LOC141671805 gene encoding cell division cycle protein 27 homolog B-like isoform X1, encoding METILIDCVRNSLRHLLYRNAIFMCERLCAEFPSETNSQLLAACYLQDNKAYSAYHILKGAQQAESRYLFATACFQMDLLNEAETALCPPSEPNVEVPNGAAGHYLLGLIYRYTDRRRSAVHHFNQALSADPLFWAAYEELCVLGAAEDGNATFGESASLYVQKKYSGHGLVSQSMTSSTENTNSVPVRNLSPHDPSPRQVKNLHSNTLKDNPGSHGTALSGGASGQPVNGSFANMSFYSTPSPVTSQISAAAPPPIYRNIQANGPNPNLLGSDGSPRSTINSTMHAPRRKFVDEGKLRKISGKLFDSGPRRSTRLAGESGHNTGSSVTSSTGNGTSYSSKYLGGSKLNSVAFRSVTFRKAQARGSESFDEGVQQESCDDSRPSMTTTSTSSLACDTKFLEEGILMATGGPIMSESQAITGASDLIALLAILGEGYRLLCMYVCQDALDVYRRLPQKHYNTGWVLSQVGKANFELVNYLEADRAFSQARLISPYSLAGMDIYSTVLFHLKEDMKLSYLAQELVSTDRLAPQSWCAMGNCYSLQKDHETALKNFQRAVQLNPRFVYAHTLCGHEFVALEDFENGIKSYQSALRVDERHYNAWYGLGMIYLRQEKFEFAEHHFRKAFHINSRSSVIMSYLGTALHTLKRSDEALVVIENAISADKKNPLPMYQKANILTSMEKFVLALEVLEELKDYAPHESSVYALMGKIFKRCNMHDKAMLHFGLALDLKPSATDVATIKAAIEKLHVPDELDDPL
- the LOC141671805 gene encoding cell division cycle protein 27 homolog B-like isoform X2, whose product is METILIDCVRNSLRHLLYRNAIFMCERLCAEFPSETNSQLLAACYLQDNKAYSAYHILKGAQQAESRYLFATACFQMDLLNEAETALCPPSEPNVEVPNGAAGHYLLGLIYRYTDRRRSAVHHFNQALSADPLFWAAYEELCVLGAAEDGNATFGESASLYVQKKYSGHGLVSQSMTSSTENTNSVPVRNLSPHDPSPRQVKNLHSNTLKDNPGSHGTALSGGASGQPVNGSFANMSFYSTPSPVTSQISAAAPPPIYRNIQANGPNPNLLGSDGSPRSTINSTMHAPRRKFVDEGKLRKISGKLFDSGPRRSTRLAGESGHNTGSSVTSSTGNGTSYSSKYLGGSKLNSVAFRSVTFRKAQARGSESFDEGVQQESCDDSRPSMTTTSTSSLACDTKFLEEGILMATGGPIMSESQAITGASDLIALLAILGEGYRLLCMYVCQDALDVYRRLPQKHYNTGWVLSQVGKANFELVNYLEADRAFSQARLISPYSLAGMDIYSTVLFHLKEDMKLSYLAQELVSTDRLAPQSWCAMGNCYSLQKDHETALKNFQRAVQLNPRFVYAHTLCGHEYICSPRGF